From one Branchiostoma floridae strain S238N-H82 chromosome 3, Bfl_VNyyK, whole genome shotgun sequence genomic stretch:
- the LOC118410789 gene encoding uncharacterized protein LOC118410789 has product MAGTNGQLMILAVVIFFTVAVIKGTEGSPPQLVNVGAYDVSRESGLKLLDRLLGAGGYEGVSGYETSDVEDLPIMMERRRTCKGYFCCMATCAQHMFSMHPVIKNGRCYCSP; this is encoded by the exons atggcgggcactaacGGTCAACTGATGATTCTAGCAGTGGTGATCTTTTTCACTGTAGCCGTCATCAAGGGTACAGAAG GAAGTCCTCCCCAGCTAGTTAACGTCGGGGCATATGACGTTTCCCGGGAATCTGGACTGAAACTGTTGGACCGTCTTCTTGGG GCTGGTGGATATGAGGGCGTGTCCGGCTATGAGACGTCTGATGTGGAAGACCTCCCAATCATGATGGAGCGTCGTCGAACAT GCAAAGGTTACTTCTGCTGCATGGCCACTTGCGCCCAGCATATGTTCAGCATGCATCCCGTTATCAAGAACGGACGGTGTTACTGCTCCCCCTAA
- the LOC118412225 gene encoding uncharacterized protein LOC118412225 translates to MKSGWYVAFVLFVAGLLAPSRADKGQEHWQYGHWYGKRDPSDVNNAQIDDVLRSHPELQQLLNKLMELPRRPKASSQMYTKYDDDYPDGDVSDSTKRVLEEPGSPYWKRVAEEMVREGWLLRGHPSMRKKRAAERDPIWRPW, encoded by the exons ATGAAGTCGGGGTGGTACGTGGCGTTCGTTCTCTTCGTGGCGGGCTTGCTGGCTCCGTCAAGGGCCGACAAGGGGCAGGAGCACTGGCAATACG GGCATTGGTACGGCAAGAGGGACCCATCTGACGTAAACAACGCACAGATTGATGACGTACTACGCAGCCACCCTGAACTACAACAGCTGCTCAACAAGTTGATGGAGTTGCCCCGCAGGCCCAAGGCGTCATCACAGATGTACACTAAATATGATGACGACTATCCTGATGGTGACGTGTCCGACTCAACAAAGCGTGTCCTCGAAGAGCCCGGGTCGCCATATTGGAAAAGAGTG GCAGAGGAAATGGTGAGAGAAGGTTGGCTACTGAGGGGCCATCCATCAATGAGGAAGAAAAGAGCTGCAGAGAGGGACCCAATATGGCGTCCATGGTGA
- the LOC118412224 gene encoding uncharacterized protein LOC118412224 yields the protein MLERCLAVVVVLASVALQESSCGSNPQHWQFGHWYGKRDSTYSSGKPLPDGGIIAPDDAERLITKLLQLTQNSVTSEEPAQHVPMALPPRSVTSAQRYPYSDDEMNQHGRELSAIVEGLLLSESPFWRAVAEELMKQSLLLEKSSSKRSFSPAARWRRSAVRTEGPYQEPMFLK from the exons ATGCTGGAGCGGTGTTTAGCGGTAGTAGTGGTGCTGGCATCAGTGGCCTTGCAGGAATCCAGCTGCGGAAGCAACCCACAGCACTGGCAGTTCG GCCACTGGTATGGGAAGAGAGATTCCACATACTCCTCCGGAAAACCACTGCCTGATGGCGGCATCATAGCCCCGGACGATGCAGAAAGGCTCATCACCAAACTACTACAGCTTACACAGAATTCAGTGACGTCAGAGGAACCGGCACAACATGTACCGATGGCGTTACCACCAAGGTCGGTGACGTCAGCACAGCGGTACCCCTACAGTGATGACGAGATGAACCAACATGGCCGAGAGCTGTCTGCAATAGTTGAAGGTCTTTTGCTGTCTGAGTCGCCGTTTTGGAGAGCGGTG GCGGAAGAGCTGATGAAGCAGTCCCTGCTGTTGGAAAAGAGCTCCTCGAAGAGAAGCTTCTCACCCGCTGCAAGATGGCGACGATCAGCCGTCCGCACTGAGGGCCCTTACCAGGAGCCGATGTTTCTCAAATAG